The following coding sequences are from one Brienomyrus brachyistius isolate T26 chromosome 2, BBRACH_0.4, whole genome shotgun sequence window:
- the eif4ebp1 gene encoding eukaryotic translation initiation factor 4E-binding protein 1, giving the protein MSAGCQKTTSRAIPATRRVIINDAAHMPHEYSTTPGGTLFSTTPGGTRIIYDRKFLLDCRSSPVARTPPRCLPDIPGVTSPPSAHAKNDTNLQGHTLEALNNNCNLPAEKSAGEDAQFEMDI; this is encoded by the exons ATGTCAGCCGGTTGCCAGAAGACCACAAGCCGGGCCATCCCGGCCACTAGACGGGTGATCATTAACGACGCGGCGCACATGCCGCACGAGTACTCCACAACTCCAGGAGGAACGTTATTCAGCACGACTCCCGGAG GCACTAGGATCATCTACGACCGCAAGTTTCTGCTGGACTGCCGCAGCTCCCCCGTGGCCCGGACCCCCCCTAGGTGCCTTCCTGACATTCCGGGGGTCACCAGCCCCCCCTCTGCCCACGCCAAAAACGACACAAACCTGCAAGGCCATACACTGGAGGCACTGAACAACAACTGCAACCTCCCTGCAGAAAAGTCTGCTG GGGAAGACGCTCAGTTTGAGATGGACATCTGA